A window of Chryseobacterium sp. IHB B 17019 genomic DNA:
TTTCTACTGTAAACTACTTCGTTAAAAATTCTTTGAACTTTCGCCACCCCTCCAAAGAAGAGGAATTTTGACAGCCAGAATTAAAATTCTAATAATTTTAATTTAAACTGAATGGCAAAGTTTTGTTTAAAATTTCTGGTGGCATAATATCCAACTCTATAAAATAATCCTAAATTAAAATATGTTGAAAGAAAATTATTCCATTCCAACCCGACTTCCTGATAAAGGTGATTCAGCGGCCGGAACCTGAACTGATGATATTCAGGATGATCCATATTCCCGATTGTACCTCTTAATACAAAATCAAAACTTGAAATATTTTGGCCTAAACTTTTAAAATAAAAAGGAAGTTTATGGGTGAAATAATAAGCTATAAACTTGTCATTATAATATTTTCCACCTTCCAGGGTCGCAAATCCCAAAAATGAAGTAAAGTTGAAATTAAAATCCCTTCTCGGCGAAGCCAGTCCGTTCATCGTAAAATTTTTCCAGATCGGGGCATCTCCGAAAACCATACCTCCATACAACCTGAATCCCGTAGTTCCCAACATAGTTTTAAAATTGTGTACGAAAAGTGCATCAAATCGGGTATAATTAAAATCTCCACCCAAAATTTTATAACTCTGTTCGTAATTAAAATACAGTTCAGGATACTTCTGATCGATCAGGGATTTCCCTTGTGGAGTCATAATATTGGTAGAATTCGGAGAAAATTTTAATGTAAATAAAGTACTGAAATTATCGAATGCCGAACCCCTGTTTCTGAAAGAATAATCGAACATGGCTTCTTCATAATTCCTTCTTGCCGCAAAAACAAGTGTCAAACCGTTCGTAACATCGTTCAAATAAGACAGGGAAGCGCTTCGGAAGCGGTAATATCTGTCATTATTTAAGTTATTTCCATAATTGGCCATCCTCATTTTGAAGTTCCAGAGTCTTCGGTAAAATTCTCCGGAAGCCGTCACATCATCGGTGTATTCGAGCCTGAAAAATGAATTTTTGTCGAGTGTAGTTTTCACGTCAAGACCAATTCCGTATTTCCATCTATCATCCTTAAAACCGTAAGCAAAATAATAATCCGGTGAAAAATAAGGATTGAATGTCTCGTTAAGCTTAGCCTTCAAACCAACTCTGAAACCTTCATACAGATTATAATTCACAATTTCATCCACTGCGAAATCCAAAATTCCGACACGGATCTGCCCGTTTAACAGACCTGTTAAAACTCTGGCTTTCGTATCAATATTATAGATTTTTCCCAGACTATCAATGGTTGTATAAGTGTTTCTTTCTCTTGCTGTTAGTGGATCTGTTCTATATTGGTCTAATGTTTTTCCGTCTGTATTTTTTACTGAAAAAGTATAGCCTTTGAAATCATTTTTATCATTTTCTATGGGTGATTTGAAATCAAAATACCTCGAAGTAAGGAAAGCATAGGTCCCAAAACTTCTTTTATTTTTTCTTTCGTGCTTTTCTTCCGGCTGTTCTTTTTCCTCCTCCATCGCCATATTGCTCATTCTGAGCTTCACTGTTTCGTGGGCGAGAAACCATTTATTGTTAAAGAAAACCCAAGTGCTGGTAATAATTCCGTCGTTTTTATTTTTACTGAAATTTTCGATTTTTTTTATTCCATATGTTTCAGTGTCAATATAGATAACACCGTTATATTTTCTTTTTTTGTCATTTTTTTTATAATTGACTTCCCTAAAGCGGATGACGAAATTTTTTCTTCCATCCATTTCAATGGTATCGGTAAGGAAAAATCTGTAAAGACCTCTGTTTTCCTGTTTTAATTGATTCGGAAGCTTGTCCCTATTGCTTTGCTGAAGGGCGATCATTTCATAGATCGGTTGTTTAAGACCGGAAATTCTGTTATCTAAAATATTGATTTTTTCGCCGTAAGGTTTTGAATATAAAAACTCTTGAGCCCTTTCCCAAAGGAATAATTTACTTTTTGAAAATATTTTTCGGGCAGAAATATTATTTAATGAATCTTTTTTTCTTTTTTCCTTAAAAAAATTACTGTTTTCAAAAAATTCATTGAATTGCGAGATGCTGTCTTCATCAATATCCAACGAAACTTTTTCATAAGATTTATAAGTGTAAGAATCCAGTGTTTTAGGGGAATTTTCTTTGAAAAGGTGATTTACCTTTTTCAGGATTTCCAAGGCTCTGGGATCACTTTTATCCTCAATTATTACCGTTTCAATTGAGGTAGTTTTAGAGGATTTTTTTAGCAGGGAAATTTTGATGTCATCTTCTACAACGGCTGTCTCTGGCTGATAATCTTTAGTCTGAATCTGAATGCTTTTACATTTTGTATTGAATTCTAAAAAGCCCTGCGAATCTGTTTGGCCTAAGATTTTTCCTTTGCAGGAGATGGTTGCGTTTGAAACAGGTGTTTTATTAACATCGTCAACAACAGTAATCTTTGATTGTGAAAAACCAAAAGAATATGCCCAGAAAAATAAAAATAATAAAACCCTTTTCATTTTGAAAAACTGGGTAAAATTAGTGATATTTATTGTCCTGGAAAAGTTTTGTTAATTGATATTAATACGATCTGTAATCGGAATTATCTTTCAAAACAAAGAAAAATCCCAATATAGCGGTAGTTTTTAATTTAATTAAGGATTCATAATTTTGATGAGATCTTTTGTTACTTTAAAATTAGGTTTTCGAAGAACATTATCGTAGGCTGAGATCAATGGTGCATCCCTGTCTATTCCATACGAGAAAACACCGCCTTTTTTCCCCGAAGCGGGTTGCCAGCTTGCAAAATTGTAAGCATGTCCGGTTCCGTTTTGCGGATATGTCACATCATTCCAGTAATTGTTTGGATAACCGTTTTCTTCATAAAATGAAAAACCCGGTAAAAACTTCTTCATGCTGATATATGGAGCATACTGTCCGGATACCGTTGTAAGATAAGAAGTGTTTTTTCCATAAGCCTGAAGGAATACGTAGTTGTATCGGGAAGCCGTCTGAATAAAGAATGATGTTGGAGGCATATTGGTGTCATAAATAAATGCTTTACCCGTAGAAGATTTCGGTCCAAAATATTTAGATAAAGCTTTTGTGGCGGCAACAAATTTGGTAAGAGTTGTGCCACTTGGAGTGCTCTCCACATCGATATCGATACCGTCTAAATTGTATTGTCCCACCCATTTATTGTAAATTCCCTGGGCCCAGGACGAATATCCTATGGAATCCTGGGTTCCGGTAGTTACTGCACTGCTCAAATCTCCAAGTGTAATGATTGCTTTGGTTCCTCTTTTATGAAGATAAGGAACATATTTATTTTTTAAAGTGTTCCAATAAGGGTTATTATCAGGGGTATAATCCGGGAAAACCATTACCATGTCCAGACTGTCCGGAAGCCATTTCATTGTGGGAAGATTTCCGCTTGCTGTTGCGCTGTCTCTCCACGTCCTGTAATAGCCGACCGAAAGCTGATGGTCACTGTTTTTGTAAGCTATGAGCTTGTCGAAATTTTGTCCGTGTGATGGAACAGATGGTTGGGAATCTGATTCGTCTTCGTTTCTACATTGAATAAGAAGCATTATGGCTGCAAAGAGGCATAATGCAAAAGAGTAATTTGCATGTTTCATCATTTGTTAATTTAATTTTTACGATCAGTAAGATACAAAAAAAACCAAATCAACAAATGATTGTAACATATTTTATTAATAATTAAATATTTAATGCTTTTTGGTAGGCATTTTCTAATCCGTCAAGATTTTTTCCTCCAGCTGTTGCGAAGCCCGGATTTCCACCGCCGCCGCCTTGGATTTCTTTAGCTAAATCTTTAACGATTGTCCCTGCCTGGTAACTTGCTGCCAAATCATCGGAAACACCAACGGTAATCATCGGTTTGTCGTCTGCATTTGAAAGAATAATTGTCACCGAAGTCGGGATTTCTTTCTTCAACTGGAACACGATATCTTTTACAGAGCCTGCATCCAGAGAGGTTTTCCTCACTAAAAGCTGCTTATCACCTTTTTGTTCGTAAGCATTTTTCCAGTCGCCGATTTCTCCTTTTGCTTTTTCTTTTTTGAAAGCTTCAATTTCTGATTTTAAAGAAGAATTTTCCTCAATTAATTTCTCGATTGATCTTACGACATCTTTAGATTTTAACAATTGAGAAAGCTCAATCATTTGTTTTTCTAAACCTTTGAAATATTCATCAGATTTATCTCCTGAAATAGCTTCAATCCTTCTGATTCCCGCAGCTGCAGAACTTTCGGAAGTAATTTTAAAATGCCCGATTTCACTCGTATTTTTCACGTGAGTTCCACCACAGAGTTCCTTTGAACTTCCGAACTGGATCATTCTTACGCTGTCTCCATATTTTTCACCAAACAAAGCCATTGCACCTTTGTCGATCGCTTCTTTAATCGGGATATTTCTGAATTCCTGTAAAGCAATACTTTCCTTGATTTTTGCATTCACTTTTTCTTCAATCAAAGCCAGCTCTTCTTCCGTCATTTTATTAAAATGCGAGAAGTCAAAACGCAGATAATCAGGACCAACGTAAGAGCCTTTCTGCTCAACGTGAGTTCCCAAAACCTCTCTCAAAGCCTCATGTAAAAGGTGAGTTACCGAGTGATTGGCCTGAGAATTTTTTCTGTCGGTTGCATTTACTTTAGCATAGAAAAGTGCGCCTGCATCTTTCGGAAGACCATTGATTAATGAAATAATTAATCCGTTTTCCTTTTTCGTTTCTAAAACTTCGAAACTTTCAACAGCATTTTCAAGAACGCCTTTATCACCAACCTGTCCACCGCCTTCAGGGTAGAAAGGAGAGTTGCTCAACACAACCTGATAAAATTCGCCGTCTTTATTTTCTACTTTTCTGTATCTTGTAATGTATGTTTCCGCTTCAATTTGGTCGTACCCTACGAAGTTTTCTTCTCTTTCCTCTAAAGTTACCCAATCGTAAACTTTCTGAGCAGAATCAGCTTTTGAACGAAGTTTTTGTTTCTCCATTTCAGCTTCAAATCCTGCTTCATCGATAGTTAAGCCTTTTTCTTCCGCAATAATTCTTGTTAGATCATCAGGGAAACCATAAGTATCATATAATTCAAAAACTTCTTCGCTTGGTAAAACGTTCGAGTTATTTGCAATTGTCTGCTGAATTAATTTTTCAACTCTGATCAAGCCGTTTTCAATTGTTTTTAAGAATGAATCTTCCTCACTTTTAATAACTTCGGTTACCAATTTTCCTTGTTTTCCCAATTCAGGGAAGAATGGTCCCATCTGATCTTTAAGAACTGAAACCAATTCAAAAAGGAAAGGTTCTTTTCTATCTAAAAATCGGTAAGAATAAGAAATGGCCCTTCTCAAAATTCTTCTGATAACGTAGCCTGCGCCTCCGTTTGAAGGCAATTGTCCGTCTGCAATCGCAAAAGAAACCGCCCTGATGTGATCTACCACAACACGGATCGCAATATCTTTTTCGTCTTCTAAAATTCCCGTGTATTTTTTACCTGAAAGCTCTTCAACCTTAGCAATTAAAGGCGTGAAAACATCCGTGTCATAATTGGAAGACTTCCCCTGAAGTGCCATACAAAGACGCTCGAAGCCCATCCCTGTGTCAATATGTTTTGCTGGAAGATTTTCTAATTCTCCGTCTGCCTTACGGTTATATTGCATGAAAACGAGATTCCAGATTTCAACAACTTGAGGGTGGTCATTATTTACCAGTTCAAGCCCTGAAACCTTAGCTTTTTCTTCCGGAGTTCTCAAATCAACATGGATTTCTGAGCAAGGTCCACAAGGTCCGCTCGCACCCATTTCCCAGAAATTATCTTTCTTATTTCCGTTGATTATCCTGTCTTCCGAAATGTGAGATTTCCAGAAGTCATAAGCATCCTGATCTCTTTCCAGATTCTCGGAAGCGTCTCCTTCAAAAATTGTTACATAAATATTTTCTTTCGGAATTCCGTAAACTTCCGTCAACAATTCCCAGGCAAAAGCAATAGCATCTTTCTTAAAGTAATCACCAAAAGACCAGTTCCCCAACATCTCAAACATGGTGTGGTGATAAGTATCTCTACCTACATCATCCAAATCATTATGTTTCCCGGAAACTCTCAGACACTTTTGTGTATCGGCAATTCTTGAGGCGGTAGGTGTCTTGTAGCCTAAGAAAAAATCCTTGAACTGCGTCATTCCTGAGTTGGAAAACATTAGAGTAGGGTCGTCTTTCAGCACAATCGGCGCCGAAGGAACGATAAGGTGGTCTTTACTTTTAAAATAATCTAAAAATTTTTGACGTATCTCTTGTGATGTCATATTATGATTGCTTTGCTTTTTACAAATTTTTGATAAGATGCAAATTTACTATTTTTAGGTGATTTAGTTTTAAATATTTAATACTTTTAAAAAGATTGTTTTAATAGTTTGAAACATTTTTAGGAGCTATTTCCCGCTTTCCGTTGCAATCTTTTTTTTCAAAAAAGGATTTTCACTTCAATCGGGGCTAGGGTTTTTGTCGTTTTTCGATCTGTCACCATTGATTCAACTATAGAGTTTGTCACCCTGAAAGATCTCAACAGTTGAAAGGGAAGAATCTTTTCATAATAATCCTAATACTTTGTTGAGATCCTTTCAGGTGACAACTCAGCGTTTTCATATTATAGTAAACAAAACTTTGCGCTTTTCCGTTTAACTTATTATCTTCGTTACCATCTGAAAAGATAAAGTTTTAATATGACGAAAAATGAAACGATAAAAAGCTGGGTAGAGCAATACTCAGGGCCATTGCTGAGACGGGCGGTCTACCTGCTGTCGGATAAAGTGGAGGCAGAAGATGTTGTTCAGGAAGTTTTTATTGCTGCTGTTTCGTCTTTTGATTCTTTTGAGGGTAAAAGCCAGCCTTTGACTTGGCTGATGACAATTCTAAACAGAAAAGTTGCCGATTTTTACCGTAGAAAATATAAATCTGACCCCCAAATAAACCTCGATCATTTTTTTGACGAAACCGGTTCGTGGAAAAATAATAATGTTCTGAATGATTGGGATGCTTCAAGCAAAGAAACCGAGCTTCTGGATGATAAAGATTTTAATAAAACATTGGAAGATTGTATTGAGGATTTGCCCTCCAGATGGAAAATCCCCATGAAAATGTATTATCTTGAAGAAAAAAAAGCACCGGAAGTGAGTCAGGAATTAAATATTTCTACGACTAATCTTTGGAAGATCTTACAGCGAAGCAGAATGCAATTGAGAGAATGTCTGGAATTTAACTGGTTTGCAAAGTTATAATGATTGAAATGTTAAAAAAAATTATACATATTATATTTTTACCATGCAGTGAAGCTACTTTACTCATGGAAAAACGAAATGCCGAAAACATTTCTCCGAAAGAGAACTGGAAACTTAACCTGCATTTAAAAATCTGTAAATGGTGCAGGGCGTATAAAGAAAAACTCGAAATTCTTGATGATATTTTAAAAAGAAAATTTTATCAGGAACAAGAAAAACAAACTGTTAATGATTCTGAAATTCAGGGGTTTAAAAATAAAATACTCGGAAATTTAGATATTAAATAAAAATTGTGTCAGGATTTTGAAATGGTTCCGACTATACTTTTGAAAATAATAAAGTATCAATTCAAAATCTTAAAATATGAACGGAACTACACCAATGACCAGCCAACGGAGCCCGACTTATAAGCTCGGTTATTACACTTCACTTTTCGGGGCGGCACTTATTTTACTCTGGATCGGAATTTTCAAATTCACGCCCACAGAAGCTGCAGCAATAAAACCTTTAGTAGAAAACCACTTTCTTACTTTTTGGATATATAAAACTCTCAGTATTCAGACTGTGTCAAATGCTATCGGAGTGATAGAAATTATCATTGCTTTACTTTTACTATTTAGTGTGAAATTTGCATCACTAAAGAAGTTTGCCGGAATCGGGATGATCATCACTTTTCTGGTCACACTGAGCTACCTGTTTACAACTCCCGGAGTTTGGAAAATAGTAGATGGAGTGCCCATCACAGATTTTTTCATCTTAAAAGATCTGATGCTTTTAGGATTTGGATTAATGATTTTAAATGAAAAAAATGAATAAAAAGATAAAAATGAAAAATATACTAATATTACTCGGAATGTTTCTGGGAATAGCAGTTTTTGCGACAAGCTGTGGAGATGCAAAGTCAAAATCCACATCAATAAAAAAAGAAAATGAGACCAATATGGATACTAAAAATGTAAAAGAAATTTATTTTGCAGGGGGATGTTTTTGGGGAACAGAGCACTTTTTTCAACAGGTTCGTGGTGTTGTGGGAACAGAAGTTGGATATGCCAACGGAAACAAGCAAAATCCTACGTATGAGGAAGTTGTAAGTCATTCAACAGGTTTTGCGGAAACCGTAAAAGTGAAATATGATCCTGAACAAGTGGATTTAAAACTGTTGATTAACCTTTATTTTAAAACAATCGACCCTACGAGCTTAAACAAACAGGGGAACGACAGAGGCGACCAGTACAGAACAGGAATTTATTCCACCGATAAGGAAACGGAAGCTATTGTAAAAACGGAAGTTGAAAAACTGGCTAAAAATTACAGCAAACCGGTTGTTGTAGAAACAATTCCTTTGAAAAATTTCTATAAAGCGGAAGACTATCACCAGGATTATCTGGATAAAAATCCGGGCGGTTATTGTCACATCGAGCCGGGACTTTTTGAAATGGCAAGAAATGCAAACCCGCTTCCAAAAAAGGAAACAAAATTCCAAAAGCCGGACAAAAAAGTTTTGAAAGAAAAATTAACTGCCGAACAATACAATGTAACCCAGGAAAACGGTACGGAAAAACCCTTCCAGAATGAATATTGGGACGAAACCCGTGAAGGAATTTATGTAGATATTACAACGGGCGAACCATTATTTATTTCAACAGATAAGTTTGAATCCGGTTGTGGATGGCCAAGCTTTTCTAAGCCGATTACAAAAAAAGTAGTTGATGAAAAATTGGACAAATCCCACGGAATGACACGGGTTGAA
This region includes:
- a CDS encoding sigma-70 family RNA polymerase sigma factor; protein product: MTKNETIKSWVEQYSGPLLRRAVYLLSDKVEAEDVVQEVFIAAVSSFDSFEGKSQPLTWLMTILNRKVADFYRRKYKSDPQINLDHFFDETGSWKNNNVLNDWDASSKETELLDDKDFNKTLEDCIEDLPSRWKIPMKMYYLEEKKAPEVSQELNISTTNLWKILQRSRMQLRECLEFNWFAKL
- the alaS gene encoding alanine--tRNA ligase translates to MTSQEIRQKFLDYFKSKDHLIVPSAPIVLKDDPTLMFSNSGMTQFKDFFLGYKTPTASRIADTQKCLRVSGKHNDLDDVGRDTYHHTMFEMLGNWSFGDYFKKDAIAFAWELLTEVYGIPKENIYVTIFEGDASENLERDQDAYDFWKSHISEDRIINGNKKDNFWEMGASGPCGPCSEIHVDLRTPEEKAKVSGLELVNNDHPQVVEIWNLVFMQYNRKADGELENLPAKHIDTGMGFERLCMALQGKSSNYDTDVFTPLIAKVEELSGKKYTGILEDEKDIAIRVVVDHIRAVSFAIADGQLPSNGGAGYVIRRILRRAISYSYRFLDRKEPFLFELVSVLKDQMGPFFPELGKQGKLVTEVIKSEEDSFLKTIENGLIRVEKLIQQTIANNSNVLPSEEVFELYDTYGFPDDLTRIIAEEKGLTIDEAGFEAEMEKQKLRSKADSAQKVYDWVTLEEREENFVGYDQIEAETYITRYRKVENKDGEFYQVVLSNSPFYPEGGGQVGDKGVLENAVESFEVLETKKENGLIISLINGLPKDAGALFYAKVNATDRKNSQANHSVTHLLHEALREVLGTHVEQKGSYVGPDYLRFDFSHFNKMTEEELALIEEKVNAKIKESIALQEFRNIPIKEAIDKGAMALFGEKYGDSVRMIQFGSSKELCGGTHVKNTSEIGHFKITSESSAAAGIRRIEAISGDKSDEYFKGLEKQMIELSQLLKSKDVVRSIEKLIEENSSLKSEIEAFKKEKAKGEIGDWKNAYEQKGDKQLLVRKTSLDAGSVKDIVFQLKKEIPTSVTIILSNADDKPMITVGVSDDLAASYQAGTIVKDLAKEIQGGGGGNPGFATAGGKNLDGLENAYQKALNI
- a CDS encoding endo-beta-N-acetylglucosaminidase family protein; its protein translation is MMKHANYSFALCLFAAIMLLIQCRNEDESDSQPSVPSHGQNFDKLIAYKNSDHQLSVGYYRTWRDSATASGNLPTMKWLPDSLDMVMVFPDYTPDNNPYWNTLKNKYVPYLHKRGTKAIITLGDLSSAVTTGTQDSIGYSSWAQGIYNKWVGQYNLDGIDIDVESTPSGTTLTKFVAATKALSKYFGPKSSTGKAFIYDTNMPPTSFFIQTASRYNYVFLQAYGKNTSYLTTVSGQYAPYISMKKFLPGFSFYEENGYPNNYWNDVTYPQNGTGHAYNFASWQPASGKKGGVFSYGIDRDAPLISAYDNVLRKPNFKVTKDLIKIMNP
- the msrB gene encoding peptide-methionine (R)-S-oxide reductase MsrB; its protein translation is MKNILILLGMFLGIAVFATSCGDAKSKSTSIKKENETNMDTKNVKEIYFAGGCFWGTEHFFQQVRGVVGTEVGYANGNKQNPTYEEVVSHSTGFAETVKVKYDPEQVDLKLLINLYFKTIDPTSLNKQGNDRGDQYRTGIYSTDKETEAIVKTEVEKLAKNYSKPVVVETIPLKNFYKAEDYHQDYLDKNPGGYCHIEPGLFEMARNANPLPKKETKFQKPDKKVLKEKLTAEQYNVTQENGTEKPFQNEYWDETREGIYVDITTGEPLFISTDKFESGCGWPSFSKPITKKVVDEKLDKSHGMTRVEVRSKTGDAHLGHVFNDGPEDKGGLRYCINSASLKFIPKAEMKDKGYGEYISLLETEKK
- a CDS encoding DUF417 family protein, which encodes MNGTTPMTSQRSPTYKLGYYTSLFGAALILLWIGIFKFTPTEAAAIKPLVENHFLTFWIYKTLSIQTVSNAIGVIEIIIALLLLFSVKFASLKKFAGIGMIITFLVTLSYLFTTPGVWKIVDGVPITDFFILKDLMLLGFGLMILNEKNE